The segment GGTCAAAGCCCTTTTCTTCAACCCCTAACACAATCGCGGGCGTTGTGGCACACTCTATCCGACATCATCTGGCAAGGATGCCGATATGCCGAGAAAGCCTCGTTTCCATCTGCCGGGCGTGCCCGTGCACCTTATTCAGCGTGGCAATAACCGCGAACCCGCCTTCTTTGACAGTGCCGATTATCAGGCTTACCTGAGCGACCTGGGCGAGGCCAGTCGACGCTATCGCGTGGCAGTGCACGCGTGGGTTCTGATGACCAACCATGTGCACCTGCTGGCGACGCCGGCTTGCCAGAACAGCTTGGCCCTGATGATGCAGTGGCTTGGGGCGAGGTATGTGCGATACATCAACCACAGCTACCGCCGGACGGGCAGTTTGTGGGAGGGGCGGTACAAAGGCTGTCTGGTGGACTCGGATCGCTATCTAATGATCTGCATGTGTTACATCGAACTGAATCCGCTGCGCGCCGGCATGGTGGAATCGCCGGCGGATTATCGCTGGTCGAGCTATCATTGCAATGCCCTTGGAACGGTGGACAGGCTTACCCAGCCGCATCCGGTCTACACGGCACTGGGGGATGACGCTGAGGCGCGGCAACGGGCGTATCGGGGGTTGTTCAAAGGGCGGGATGATCCCGCGCTTAATGACGAAATACGCGCAGCGACCCATACGGGTACGCCGCTTGGAAATGATCGATTCCGTGAGAAGATCGAAGCCGCCCTGGGTAGGGCCGTGGGCCAGTCGGTACGCGGGCGGCCAAAAAAGCTTGATGTGGTGGGATAGCCTTACCCGTCGGGTTGCTCTGTTCGGTAAAGGGCTTTGACCCCTTTTCTTTATTTTTCTGGGAGAAGAAAAACGTAGTCTGTCCCCTTTTATGCGACTCTCCGTACCTCTCGCGCAATCCCGCTCTTGGCTGTGCGAGCAACTTGCAGAAATCACTTGAGCTACGACATGATGTGGGGAAACCTCAGGCTTTGAGCCCTTTCTTGCTTTAAAAATTTGTTACTCCTTTGGACTTTTCTTCGCTAATTTTTGCCAAACCCTCTAAATTAGAAAATTGGACTACACTTGAGAATTTTGATTCAGATTCTTCGATACCTAACTGTATAGCTTCTTGATCAAAGTTCCACTCGTATAAGCTGGTAAAGTATCCACTTCTAAATGAAAGTATGTTTACGTCATTGATGGTTAGGTATGTATTTGAAGGGTTACCATATTTATTTACTAAGCCCTTCAAGGCGAATGCGCCCCATTCCTTCACCTTAAGATCAATATAATCTGCTGTATAGGGCGGGCTGTTTATAGCAATCATTACAAGCTTTCCATCGAAAAATCTTATCGATGCTGATTGAACTTTGTAGCAATCACCTCGTCCATCAGATCCTTCGCAGCCAATATTACCTGCTCCATAAAGGACATTAAATTCCTTAAATTGCGGATCATCTTTAGTATATACACTTGCTGAAAGATAGAACCACGGTGTGTTGGCTATGACTGCGTTAACATCATCGTACGTCATGCCAAGGTGTAGACCGTAGAATCCAAGAGTGCCGAATCTCCGATCCATAGAACTAATATACTCTTCAACTTTTTTTGGATCATATTGAGTCGGCTCATCGTAGAGCGTTGCCGCACACCCTGATATTGTCATTACATAAATAACGAGAGTAAGTAGTTTATATTTGTTCATATTTGCCTTTACGATAATTAATTTTAGGGAAGCCCTGATTAAGTAACCAGAAAGGGTCAAAGCCCTATTCTTTATTGCCAGATAGTATTGCCAGTAAGAACGAGCAGTTTAGAAAATGGCTTTGACCCCTTTTTCCTGGAAAGCACTGAAAACGAGGTCTATCTTCTGTTATTCCTAGACTTCGCGTGGCAGTGCCAAATGTTTTTTCTTTATCTCGCCCGGTATATACGCCACAACTTTTTTGAGGGGTGACTTAGGCTCATACAAGATGCCCTCAATATGGTTTACTAAAAACCGGCCAGAAACCATGATGAGTATAATGAGCTAAGCCTAAAGTAGGCTCTTTATCAATATTACTTCTCAATACAAATCACTTGTTTACTTCCATCATCTAAAATCAATTTTTTCTTATTTGGAAGATAAAGTGCATCATATTTCAGCTGAATGGGATTTTTTGTTCCTTTCGCGTAATAATTCAGCTCAAGTATTTTTCCATCATATGCATATGAAATCGTTTCCACTTCTGATCTTAAATTACTTAGCGCAAATACAAGCGTAAATTTATTATCTGGGAAAAAAGTATAGGTTGTATTTTCACATGTAAATGAACTACCAACTAAATCATCTAATCCATAACTAACATTTACCGACATCAGTGCCAAAGCTAATAGTGTTATCGAGATAATTTTTTTGTTCACGGTCTCCCTCCAGGATAAATGGCTCCCATCCTATCCCTTACTCCTTCCCCCTCAACTGCTGCAATATTCCCTCATTCTCCAGCGTCGACGTATCCTGGGTGATCTCTTCGCCGCGCGCGATGTTGCGCAGCAGGCGGCGCATGATCTTGCCTGAGCGCGTCTTCGGCAGGTTGTCGGAGAAGCGGATCTCGTCGGGTCGGGCGATCGGGCCGATCTGTTCGGCGACCCAGGCGCGCAGTTCGTCCTGCAGGGGCTTGTCGCTGCCGAGGGCGGGGCGGTCGCCCTTCAGCACCACATAGGCGAAGATGCCTTCGCCCTTGATCGGGTCGGGGCGGCCGACGACGGCGGCCTCGGCGACCTTCGGGTGCGCGACCAGCGCGGACTCGACTTCCATCGTGCCGAGGCGGTGGCCGGAGACGTTCAGCACGTCGTCGATGCGGCCCATGATCCAGAAGCAGCCGTCCTTGTCGCGGCGCGCGCTGTCGCCGGCGACGTAATAGCGGTTGTCGAACTTGGCCCAGTAGGTGTCGATGTAGCGCTGGTCGTCGCCCCAGATCGTGCGCAGCATCGACGGCCACGGCTTTTTGATGACGAGGTAGCCGCCCTTGTCGGGCTGCGTGACCGGATCGCCGTGATCGTCGACGATGTCGGCCACGATGCCGGGCAGGGGCTGGGTACAGGAGCCGGGCTTGGTGGCGGTCGCGCCGGGGATCGGCGCGATCATGTTGGCGCCGGTCTCGGTCTGCCACCAGGTATCGACGATCGGGCAGCGCTCCTTGCCGATGACCTTGTGGTACCACATCCAGGCCTCGGGGTTGATCGGCTCGCCGACGGTGCCGAGCAGGCGCAGGCGGGACAGGTCGTAGCGCGCCGGGATCTCCTCGCCGAATTTCATCAGCGCGCGGATCGCCGTCGGCGCGGTGTAGAACACGGTGACGCCGTGGCGCTGGCACACGGCCCAGAAGCGGCCGGCATCGGGCACGGTGGGCGCGCCCTCGTACATCATGATGGTGCCGCCGACGGCGAGCGGGCCGTAGGCGACGTAGGTGTGGCCGGTGACCCAGCCGACATCGGCGGTGCACCAGAAGATGTCGTCGGCACGGTGGTCGAACACCCACTTCATCGTGGTGATGGCGCCGAGCAGGTAACCGGCGCTGGAATGCTGGATGCCCTTGGGTTTGCCGGTGGAGCCGGAGGTGTAGAGGATGTACAGCGGGTGTTCGGCCTCGACCCAGGCCGGTTCGCAGGTGTCGGCGGCGACGGCCTCGTGCCACCAGATATCGCGCCCGGGCTTCATCGGGATGGCCTCGCCGGTGCGCCTCAGCACCAGCACGTGTTCCGGTTTCACCGCCGAGTGTTCGATCGCCGCGTCGGCGGCGGCCTTCAGCGCGATGATCTTGCCGGCGCGGTGGCCGCCGTCGGCGGTGATGACCAGCTTCGCGCCGGCGTCCTCGATGCGGTCCTTCAGCGCGTTGGCGGAGAAGCCGCCGAACACGACCGAGTGGATCGCGCCGATGCGCGCGCAGGCCTGCATCGCGATGACGGCCTCGGGCACCATCGGCATGTAGATGATGACGCGGTCGCCCTTGATGACGCCGAGCTGCTTCAGCACGTTGGCGGCGCGGCAGGTCTCGCGGTGCAGTTCGGCGTAGGTGAGTTTTCGGGTGTCGCCTTTCTCGCCCTCGAAGACGATGGCGGTCTTGTCGCCGTCCATCGCGAGGTGGCGGTCGAGGCAGTTGTGCGAGACATTCAGCGTGCCGTCGTGGAACCAGCGGTAGTGCGGCGCGCGGCTTTCGTCCAGCGTCTTCGTGAACGGTGTGTGCCAGTCGAGTTCGGTCTGCGCCAGCGCGGCCCAGAAACCGGCGTGGTCCTTCTCGGCCGCGCGATGCATCGCGGCGAGTGCCTTGGCGTCGATGCGCGCGGCGGCGGCGAAGGCAGCCGGGGGCTCGAACTGACGGTTTTCGATCAGGATGGAATCGATATCGGAGCTGGACATGGCCTGCCTTCTGATAAGGTGATGGAGGACGGGCCATGCGCCGGAACGGTGCGCTCCGGGCGACCCTTGGGACAGGATAGCGACCGGGGGCAGGGCAGACAAGCCTGAACCGAGAAAGGGGGCGCCCGGGGAGTTGTTGGGGACGGATTTGAATCGTCCCAAAAAGGGGGACAGACTTAAGTCTGTCCCCCCTCAGGCGGATAAAGGGAAGGGGGGGGGGGGGGGGGGGGGGGGGGGGGGGGGGGGGGGGGGGGGGGGGGGGGGGGGGGGGGGGACAGGGGACAGACTTAAGTCCGTCCCCGCTACCGGGGCTGCTCGGCCGTACCTATCTACTAACCCTTGATCTGGCGCTCGCGGATTTCGTCCAGCGTCTTGCAGTCGATGCACAGGTTGGCGGTGGGGCGCGCCTCGAGGCGGCGGATGCCGATCTCGACGCCGCAGACCTCGCAGTAGCCGTATTCGTTGTTCTCGAGCGCGCGCAGCGACTCGTCGATCTTCTTGATCAGCTTGCGCTCGCGGTCGCGCGTGCGCAGCTCGAGCGCGAAGTCCGATTCCTGGCTGGCGCGGTCGTTCGGGTCGGGGAAGTTGGCGGCCTCGTCGCGCATGTGCACGACGGTGCGCTCCATCTCCTCGATCAGCATCGATTTCCACGTGTTGAGGATCTTGCGGAAATGGACGACCTGGTTCGGGTTCATGTACGCCTCGCCCTTCTTTTCCTGATAGGGCTCGACGCCGAGGTACGGAAGCTGGGTGGCGCCTTGCGCGGAAGCCTTGCGCGGGGCGGCCGGCGCCTTTTTCTTCGCCGGGGCAGGGGCGGCGGCAGCGGATTTCTTTGCCGGCGTCTTGGCGGCGGCCTTCACCGGGGCTTTCGCGGCGGGTTTCTTCTTCGCCGGGGCGGCCGCGGGGGCTGCCTTCTTCGCCTTGGGTTTCGCCTTGCCTGCTGCCGGTTTGCTCTTTGCGACCGCCATCCAGATGCTCTCCTGAAAAAAATAAACGCGTATTTATACCAGAATCGACCAGGTAGCTCAAACAATTCCCGGGGACGGGGCCACCCGCGCGCCCGGCGGGGGCGGCGGGAGGGTCCTGCGGTCTCCCCAGTCGCGGCCTTATGGTGTAAGATACGAGGCTACCATTCTAACCAATTGTTATTGATTAAATTTTTATGACATTACCGAAAGCATTGATCTTCGACGTGGACGGCACGCTGGCGGACACCGAGCGTGATGGCCACCGCATCGCCTTCAATCGCGCCTTTGCCGCGGCCGGCCACGACTGGGACTGGGATGTGGCGCTGTACGGACGCCTGCTCAGCGTGACCGGCGGCAAGGAGCGCATGCATCACTATCTCCACGACTACGTCTATCGCGGGGGCGCGGTGCCCGCCGATGTGGCCGCGGGCGTCCCGGCGCTGCACGCGGCGAAAAACCGCTACTACGCCGAGCTGATGCAGGAGGGCGCGGTCGCGCTGCGTCCCGGCGTGGAGCGCCTGCTGCGCGAGGCGCGCGCCGCCGGCATCCGACTCGCCATCGCGACCACGACGACCGGCGATAATATCAAGGCGCTGCTCGACAGCACGCTCGGCCCGGAGGCGATGAGCTGGTTCGAGGTGATCGCGAGCGCGGACGAGGTGCCGGACAAGAAGCCGTCACCGGCGGTGTATACCTACACGCTCGAAAAGCTCGGCCTCGACGCGCGGGAGTGCATCGCGTTCGAGGATTCGGAGAACGGGATCGTCGCGGCGACCCGCGCCGGCATCCCGACCGTCATCACCGTCAACGACTACACCCGCGGCGGCGACTATCAGGACGCCGCACTGGTGCTCGATAACCTCGGCGAGCCGAATGCGCCGTGCAAGGTGCTGGGCGGACGCGCGGCGGAGCGCCTGCCGCGCCCGTTCTGGTGCGTGAACGTCGCCGTGCTGGGCCGCCTGCTCGCCTATGGCTGACGACGCGCCGGTCCCGGCGGTCGCGCGGCGCATGGACGACATCGCGCCGTTTTACGTGATGGATGTGCTTGCGCGCGCCCGCGCGCTGGAACGCGCGGGCCGTTCCATCGTGCACATGGAGATCGGCGAGCCCGATTTCACCAGCCCCGCGCCGGTGATCGAGGCCGGGATGCGCGCGCTACGCGCGGGCCACACGCACTACACGCCCGCAACCGGACTGCCCGAGCTGCGCGCGGCGATCGCCGCGTTTTACCGGTCGCGCGAGGCCCTCGCGGTGGATCCCGCGCGCATCGTCATCACGCCGGGCGCCTCCGGCGCGCTGCAACTGATCCTCGGAACGCTGCTCGATCCGGGCGACGAGGTGCTGATGGCCGATCCCGGCTATCCGTGCAACCGCCACTTCGTGCGCATGTTCGAGGGCGTGGCGGTGGGTGTGCCGGTGGACGCCGGCACCGGCTATCAGCTGAGCGCGGAACTGATCGCGGCACGCTGGACGCCGCGCACCCGCGCCGTGATGCTCGCCACGCCGTCGAATCCGACCGGCACGGTGATCGCGCCGGAGGAACTGGAGCGCATCGCGGCGCTGGTCGAAGCGCGCGGCGCGGCGCTGATCGTCGACGAGATCTATCAGGGCCTGGTCTACGAGGGTCGTGGCGGGACCGCATTGAGTCAGCCCGGCACGGTATTCGTGCTGAACAGCTTCTCGAAGTATTTCTGCATGACCGGTTGGCGTCTCGGCTGGCTGGTCGCGCCCGAGCGCTTCATCCCGGCCATCGACCGCCTGGCGCAGAACATCTTTCTCGCCGCGCCCACCCCGGCGCAGCACGCGGCGCTGGCCTGTTTCGAGCCCGTGACCCTGGCGATCCTGGAGCAGCGTCGCGAGGAGTTCCGCGCGCGGCGCGATTTCCTGCTGCCGGCCCTGCGCGACCTCGGTTTCGACATCCCGCTCGCGCCACAGGGCGCGTTCTACCTCTACGCCGACTGTTCCCGCCATGCGACCGACAGCCAGGCCTTCTGCCTCGACCTGCTCGAACGCGCCGGCGTCGCCATCACGCCGGGCCGCGACTTCGGCCATCACCGCCCGGAACGGCACGTGCGGTTCGCGTATACCACCGCGATCGAGCAATTGCGGGAGGGCGTCGAGCGGCTTGAGAAGTATTTGGGATGAGGCGTGTATGAGATAAATGGGGACAGACTTAAGTCTGTCCCCTACATTCAGGGAGGGGACGGATTTGAAATCCGTCCCCAGTCTCAATGCAGCTTCGTAGCCCGGATAGAGGCGCGTAGCGCCGGCATCCGGGAATTCCCCACCACCACCCCGGATGCCGCTTCGCTT is part of the Gammaproteobacteria bacterium genome and harbors:
- a CDS encoding transposase, with translation MPRKPRFHLPGVPVHLIQRGNNREPAFFDSADYQAYLSDLGEASRRYRVAVHAWVLMTNHVHLLATPACQNSLALMMQWLGARYVRYINHSYRRTGSLWEGRYKGCLVDSDRYLMICMCYIELNPLRAGMVESPADYRWSSYHCNALGTVDRLTQPHPVYTALGDDAEARQRAYRGLFKGRDDPALNDEIRAATHTGTPLGNDRFREKIEAALGRAVGQSVRGRPKKLDVVG
- the acs gene encoding acetate--CoA ligase, with product MSSSDIDSILIENRQFEPPAAFAAAARIDAKALAAMHRAAEKDHAGFWAALAQTELDWHTPFTKTLDESRAPHYRWFHDGTLNVSHNCLDRHLAMDGDKTAIVFEGEKGDTRKLTYAELHRETCRAANVLKQLGVIKGDRVIIYMPMVPEAVIAMQACARIGAIHSVVFGGFSANALKDRIEDAGAKLVITADGGHRAGKIIALKAAADAAIEHSAVKPEHVLVLRRTGEAIPMKPGRDIWWHEAVAADTCEPAWVEAEHPLYILYTSGSTGKPKGIQHSSAGYLLGAITTMKWVFDHRADDIFWCTADVGWVTGHTYVAYGPLAVGGTIMMYEGAPTVPDAGRFWAVCQRHGVTVFYTAPTAIRALMKFGEEIPARYDLSRLRLLGTVGEPINPEAWMWYHKVIGKERCPIVDTWWQTETGANMIAPIPGATATKPGSCTQPLPGIVADIVDDHGDPVTQPDKGGYLVIKKPWPSMLRTIWGDDQRYIDTYWAKFDNRYYVAGDSARRDKDGCFWIMGRIDDVLNVSGHRLGTMEVESALVAHPKVAEAAVVGRPDPIKGEGIFAYVVLKGDRPALGSDKPLQDELRAWVAEQIGPIARPDEIRFSDNLPKTRSGKIMRRLLRNIARGEEITQDTSTLENEGILQQLRGKE
- the dksA gene encoding RNA polymerase-binding protein DksA, which encodes MAVAKSKPAAGKAKPKAKKAAPAAAPAKKKPAAKAPVKAAAKTPAKKSAAAAPAPAKKKAPAAPRKASAQGATQLPYLGVEPYQEKKGEAYMNPNQVVHFRKILNTWKSMLIEEMERTVVHMRDEAANFPDPNDRASQESDFALELRTRDRERKLIKKIDESLRALENNEYGYCEVCGVEIGIRRLEARPTANLCIDCKTLDEIRERQIKG
- a CDS encoding HAD family hydrolase; this translates as MTLPKALIFDVDGTLADTERDGHRIAFNRAFAAAGHDWDWDVALYGRLLSVTGGKERMHHYLHDYVYRGGAVPADVAAGVPALHAAKNRYYAELMQEGAVALRPGVERLLREARAAGIRLAIATTTTGDNIKALLDSTLGPEAMSWFEVIASADEVPDKKPSPAVYTYTLEKLGLDARECIAFEDSENGIVAATRAGIPTVITVNDYTRGGDYQDAALVLDNLGEPNAPCKVLGGRAAERLPRPFWCVNVAVLGRLLAYG
- a CDS encoding pyridoxal phosphate-dependent aminotransferase, which translates into the protein MADDAPVPAVARRMDDIAPFYVMDVLARARALERAGRSIVHMEIGEPDFTSPAPVIEAGMRALRAGHTHYTPATGLPELRAAIAAFYRSREALAVDPARIVITPGASGALQLILGTLLDPGDEVLMADPGYPCNRHFVRMFEGVAVGVPVDAGTGYQLSAELIAARWTPRTRAVMLATPSNPTGTVIAPEELERIAALVEARGAALIVDEIYQGLVYEGRGGTALSQPGTVFVLNSFSKYFCMTGWRLGWLVAPERFIPAIDRLAQNIFLAAPTPAQHAALACFEPVTLAILEQRREEFRARRDFLLPALRDLGFDIPLAPQGAFYLYADCSRHATDSQAFCLDLLERAGVAITPGRDFGHHRPERHVRFAYTTAIEQLREGVERLEKYLG